The Saccharothrix variisporea genome has a segment encoding these proteins:
- a CDS encoding Flp family type IVb pilin has product MLTVLLFVRNFLEDRLPKSDRGATAVEYGLMVALIAVAIIATVTAVGDELNTLFEDVVDGLNGP; this is encoded by the coding sequence ATGCTCACGGTGCTGCTGTTCGTGCGGAACTTCCTCGAAGACCGGCTGCCCAAGTCCGACCGCGGCGCCACCGCCGTGGAGTACGGCCTGATGGTGGCCCTGATCGCGGTGGCGATCATCGCGACGGTCACCGCGGTCGGCGACGAGCTGAACACCCTGTTCGAGGACGTGGTCGACGGCCTCAACGGCCCCTGA
- a CDS encoding alpha/beta fold hydrolase has product MYSQLSPHRAHRVDLPGRYGPVAALRAPAAGVDLGATALLVPGYTGSKEDFAPMIDPISDAGLEVVAIDLPGQYESAGPTAEADYRPGPLGAALAELVGKLTAEGRRVLLLGHSYGGLVARGAVLAGAPITGLVLLSSGPSELPPGERRTALDYGEITMREQGIEASQQLNEVRAALHPRWSLIPQELKDFYRERFLRSSPAGLLGMGDSLRTEPDLVAKLARTLRATCVPCLVVCGELDDAWSAAAQRDMAERLDADFAVLKGVMHSPNTEAPKELLATLLPTWRAWLSA; this is encoded by the coding sequence GTGTACTCGCAGCTCAGCCCTCACCGCGCGCACCGGGTCGACCTGCCGGGCCGCTACGGCCCGGTAGCGGCGCTGCGCGCACCCGCCGCCGGCGTCGACCTGGGTGCGACGGCGCTGCTGGTGCCGGGTTACACGGGTTCCAAAGAGGATTTCGCACCGATGATCGACCCGATCTCGGACGCGGGCCTGGAGGTCGTGGCGATCGACCTGCCCGGCCAGTACGAGTCCGCCGGCCCGACCGCCGAGGCCGACTACCGCCCGGGTCCCCTGGGTGCGGCGCTGGCGGAACTGGTCGGCAAGCTCACCGCCGAGGGCCGCCGGGTCCTGCTGCTGGGCCACTCGTACGGCGGCCTGGTCGCCCGCGGCGCGGTGCTGGCGGGCGCCCCGATCACCGGCCTGGTCCTGCTGTCGTCGGGACCGTCCGAGCTGCCCCCGGGCGAACGCCGCACGGCCCTGGACTACGGCGAGATCACCATGCGCGAACAGGGCATCGAGGCGTCCCAGCAGCTCAACGAGGTCCGCGCCGCCCTGCACCCGAGGTGGTCGCTGATCCCGCAGGAGCTGAAGGACTTCTACCGCGAGCGCTTCCTCCGCTCCAGCCCGGCGGGCCTGCTCGGCATGGGCGACTCCCTGCGCACCGAGCCGGACCTGGTGGCCAAGCTGGCCCGAACCCTGCGCGCGACGTGCGTGCCGTGCCTGGTGGTGTGCGGTGAGCTGGACGACGCCTGGTCGGCGGCGGCCCAACGCGACATGGCCGAACGCCTGGACGCGGACTTCGCGGTGCTGAAGGGCGTCATGCACTCGCCGAACACCGAAGCCCCGAAGGAACTCCTGGCCACCCTGCTGCCGACTTGGCGAGCCTGGCTCTCCGCCTAG
- a CDS encoding AAA family ATPase, producing the protein MAILCERPERAADVIGGIGGDVRTAGDLAEASRLLHADGAETLVVVGAETDAEEALAFAARLRVERPAVGVVLVRRKVDVALLTRALQAGVREVVPAGDVTALSVACARSRELSWRFTGGPSEPVREGQVVTVFSAKGGCGKTTLAVNLSAVLAAGGQRRVCLVDLDLAFGDVGISLQLDPVRTIVDGLGMVGHLDERGAGSLLTEAGPGFAALLAPVEPGDAERIPAQLVAELLVVLRGMFDYVVVDTPSQFSEHVLAAMDASAHHVLLTTPDVPALKNLRVTLDMLDLLSYRRDIRSVVLNRSDAKVGLSEQDVERVVRAPITARVPSSRDVPISTNRGVPITVATPAHPVSTAIARFAQARVLGEPAAPARRSWRKRGAA; encoded by the coding sequence ATGGCCATCCTGTGCGAGCGGCCCGAGCGGGCCGCGGACGTGATCGGCGGTATCGGCGGCGACGTCCGGACCGCGGGCGACCTGGCCGAGGCGAGCCGCCTGCTGCACGCCGACGGTGCCGAGACCCTGGTCGTGGTGGGTGCGGAGACCGACGCCGAGGAGGCGCTGGCGTTCGCGGCGCGGCTGCGCGTGGAACGGCCGGCGGTGGGCGTGGTGCTGGTGCGGCGCAAGGTGGACGTGGCGTTGCTGACCCGGGCGTTGCAGGCGGGGGTGCGCGAGGTCGTGCCCGCCGGGGACGTGACGGCGCTGTCCGTGGCGTGCGCGCGGTCGCGGGAGCTGTCGTGGCGGTTCACCGGCGGCCCGTCCGAGCCGGTGCGCGAGGGCCAGGTGGTGACGGTGTTCTCCGCCAAGGGCGGCTGCGGCAAGACCACGCTCGCGGTGAACCTCAGCGCGGTGCTCGCGGCGGGCGGGCAGCGCCGGGTGTGCCTGGTGGACCTGGACCTCGCGTTCGGCGACGTCGGGATCTCCCTCCAGCTCGACCCGGTGCGCACGATCGTGGACGGCCTGGGCATGGTCGGGCACCTCGACGAGCGCGGCGCGGGGTCGCTGCTCACCGAGGCCGGGCCGGGGTTCGCGGCCCTGCTCGCGCCGGTCGAGCCCGGTGACGCCGAGCGCATCCCCGCGCAGCTGGTCGCCGAGCTGCTGGTGGTGCTGCGGGGCATGTTCGACTACGTCGTGGTGGACACGCCGTCGCAGTTCAGCGAGCACGTGCTGGCCGCGATGGACGCCTCCGCGCACCACGTCCTGCTCACCACACCGGACGTGCCCGCGCTGAAGAACCTCCGCGTCACGCTGGACATGCTGGACCTGCTGTCCTACCGGCGGGACATCCGCTCGGTCGTGCTCAACCGGTCCGACGCGAAGGTGGGACTGTCCGAACAGGACGTGGAGCGCGTGGTGCGGGCCCCGATCACCGCGCGCGTGCCGTCCAGCCGGGACGTGCCGATCTCGACCAACCGGGGCGTGCCCATCACGGTGGCCACGCCCGCGCACCCGGTGAGCACGGCCATCGCCCGGTTCGCGCAGGCCAGGGTGCTGGGCGAGCCGGCCGCGCCGGCCCGGCGGTCCTGGCGCAAGCGGGGTGCGGCATGA
- a CDS encoding pilus assembly protein TadG-related protein produces the protein MRSLNNERGAIAVLVGVLLGGAALIGIGALVVDAGRLYQERAELQNGADAGALAVARSCAAGTCDTSKADTYADLNAKDGLSTVDTVCGSGGTLTSCPATTGDITDCPAAPTSGKYVDVHTSTLTDTGTLLPPDFSRSLLGNESFEGAGSKACARAAWGPPASATTVAMTISYCEWQQATASGTSFAPPPPAVPPVSADRVLKLHDPSKPTTCPGGAAGADGPGMFGWVDDADGDCKAFVSGGTYSADTGVSAGKSCQAALAEAQANRTVVYVPVYTSVTGTGTGGTYALKGFAAFVVTGYYLPSFKASDWLNPKNDCKGAEKCVNGYFTQGLLPSAGTIGGPDLGVDIVQLTG, from the coding sequence ATGCGAAGCCTGAACAACGAGCGCGGCGCGATCGCGGTGCTCGTCGGCGTGCTCCTCGGTGGCGCGGCGCTGATCGGCATCGGCGCGCTGGTCGTGGACGCCGGTCGTCTCTACCAGGAACGGGCGGAGCTCCAGAACGGTGCGGACGCCGGTGCGCTCGCCGTCGCGCGCAGCTGCGCGGCGGGCACGTGCGACACGTCCAAAGCGGACACCTACGCCGACCTCAACGCCAAAGACGGCCTGTCCACAGTGGACACGGTCTGCGGCTCGGGTGGCACGTTGACCTCCTGCCCCGCCACCACGGGCGACATCACCGACTGCCCGGCGGCCCCCACCTCCGGCAAGTACGTGGACGTCCACACCTCCACCCTGACCGACACCGGCACGCTCCTCCCGCCCGACTTCTCCCGCTCCCTCCTGGGCAACGAGTCCTTCGAGGGCGCGGGGTCGAAGGCGTGCGCCCGTGCCGCCTGGGGACCGCCCGCGTCGGCCACCACGGTCGCCATGACCATCTCCTACTGCGAGTGGCAGCAGGCGACGGCGAGCGGCACGTCCTTCGCCCCGCCACCGCCGGCCGTCCCGCCGGTCAGCGCCGACCGGGTGCTCAAGCTGCACGACCCCAGCAAGCCCACGACCTGCCCAGGCGGTGCGGCGGGCGCTGACGGGCCGGGCATGTTCGGCTGGGTGGACGACGCAGACGGCGACTGCAAGGCGTTCGTCAGCGGCGGCACCTACAGCGCGGACACGGGCGTCTCGGCGGGCAAGTCCTGCCAGGCCGCGTTGGCGGAAGCGCAGGCCAACCGGACCGTCGTCTACGTCCCCGTCTACACGAGCGTGACGGGCACCGGCACCGGAGGCACCTACGCGCTCAAGGGCTTCGCCGCCTTCGTGGTCACCGGCTACTACCTGCCCAGCTTCAAGGCCTCCGACTGGCTCAACCCCAAGAACGACTGCAAGGGCGCGGAGAAGTGCGTCAACGGCTACTTCACCCAGGGCCTGCTGCCCTCCGCCGGGACCATCGGCGGCCCCGACCTGGGTGTCGACATCGTGCAGCTGACCGGCTGA
- the cpaB gene encoding Flp pilus assembly protein CpaB: MKRRMLVIGLAVLLAVVGTVGVLLYVRAADDRALAGREAVTVLVAGKRIPAGTSARSAQDAGLLRSEKMPAGTVPEDALKSTGEVGELVVSSDVSAGQLLVRPMFVAAARLTDGIEIPEGKIAVTVPAEAWQRVGGLAKPGAKVAIFDSFNVLESKPGNTPAGDGLQNQHDYNKATRLLLTDVEVLAVQQEKATEEGTVGKALVTVAVDQAGAEKLVHAQQTGALYLALLGEKPDVKPGAGVDNRSVFGG; encoded by the coding sequence ATGAAACGTCGCATGCTCGTCATCGGCCTCGCCGTCCTGCTCGCGGTCGTCGGCACGGTCGGGGTCCTGCTCTACGTGCGCGCCGCCGACGACCGCGCGTTGGCGGGCCGGGAAGCGGTCACCGTGCTGGTGGCCGGCAAGCGCATCCCGGCCGGCACGTCCGCCCGATCCGCCCAGGACGCCGGTCTGCTGCGCAGCGAGAAGATGCCCGCCGGGACCGTGCCGGAGGACGCGCTCAAGTCGACGGGCGAGGTCGGCGAACTGGTCGTCTCGTCGGACGTCTCCGCGGGCCAGCTGCTGGTGCGCCCCATGTTCGTCGCCGCCGCCCGGCTCACCGACGGCATCGAGATCCCCGAGGGCAAGATCGCCGTCACCGTGCCCGCCGAGGCGTGGCAGCGGGTCGGCGGCCTGGCCAAGCCGGGTGCGAAGGTCGCGATCTTCGACAGCTTCAACGTCCTGGAGTCCAAGCCGGGCAACACGCCCGCGGGCGACGGGCTGCAGAACCAGCACGACTACAACAAGGCGACCCGGCTGCTGCTGACCGATGTCGAGGTCCTCGCGGTGCAGCAGGAGAAGGCCACCGAGGAGGGCACGGTCGGCAAGGCGCTGGTGACCGTCGCCGTGGACCAGGCGGGCGCGGAGAAGCTCGTCCACGCCCAGCAGACCGGCGCGCTGTACCTGGCGCTGCTGGGTGAGAAACCCGACGTCAAGCCCGGCGCCGGGGTCGACAACCGTTCGGTGTTCGGAGGCTGA
- a CDS encoding type II secretion system F family protein, whose amino-acid sequence MVLLLGALAALVLAIVLGAVALAGGPSGRGGVAGALTAIEHGYSRTAPEQPPAKRSFETAPGWLRAMVLRLSPSGVEATLQRRLDLAGNPPAWTPERVLAVKGFGLFAVAGLGVLLGSGSLGTVLLYGAGGAVAGFFLPDVLLLNAGQKRQAKIRDALPDALDMLTVCVEAGLGFDAALAQVARNTRGPLAAEFARVLQETQLGTSRTQALRATAERTTVAELRTFVSALVQAGELGVPIGRVLREQARGMRVRRRQRAEEQAQKVPVKILFPLVVCLFPAIFVVILGPGAISIMRSLF is encoded by the coding sequence ATGGTGCTGCTGCTGGGTGCGCTCGCCGCGCTGGTCCTCGCGATCGTCCTGGGCGCGGTAGCCCTCGCCGGTGGCCCGTCGGGACGCGGCGGCGTCGCGGGCGCCCTGACCGCGATCGAGCACGGCTACTCCCGCACCGCGCCCGAGCAGCCGCCGGCGAAGCGGTCCTTCGAGACCGCGCCCGGCTGGCTGCGGGCGATGGTGCTGCGGCTGTCCCCTTCGGGCGTCGAGGCGACCTTGCAGCGCCGGCTGGACCTGGCGGGCAACCCGCCCGCGTGGACACCGGAGCGTGTGCTGGCGGTGAAGGGCTTCGGGCTGTTCGCGGTGGCCGGGCTGGGCGTGCTGCTCGGGTCCGGGAGCCTGGGCACGGTGCTGCTGTACGGGGCGGGCGGAGCGGTGGCCGGGTTCTTCCTGCCGGACGTGCTGCTGCTCAACGCGGGCCAGAAGCGGCAGGCGAAGATCCGCGACGCCCTCCCCGACGCGCTGGACATGCTCACCGTGTGCGTCGAGGCCGGCCTGGGCTTCGACGCGGCGCTGGCGCAGGTCGCGCGGAACACGCGCGGTCCGCTGGCCGCCGAGTTCGCCCGCGTGCTCCAGGAGACCCAGCTCGGCACGTCCCGCACGCAGGCCCTGCGCGCCACCGCCGAGCGGACCACGGTGGCCGAGCTGCGCACGTTCGTGTCGGCCCTCGTGCAGGCGGGCGAGCTGGGCGTGCCGATCGGCCGGGTGCTGCGCGAGCAGGCCAGGGGGATGCGCGTGCGGCGGCGGCAGCGGGCCGAGGAGCAGGCGCAGAAGGTGCCGGTGAAGATCCTGTTCCCGCTGGTGGTGTGCCTGTTCCCGGCGATCTTCGTGGTCATCCTGGGTCCAGGGGCGATCAGCATCATGCGGTCCCTGTTCTGA
- a CDS encoding response regulator: MAIRVVVVDGHTLTRFGLRTLTATAPDIEIAAEATTAATAPAVVAAHTPDVVTIDVALPDGDGLRLARDLRDRRDDLGIVMLTSLGEDDVLFRALETGTSAFVAKTAPVEEVLAAIRHASVAAGSFTASGLAGALARRRTTDDRFALSPREREVLTLLRDGTSIPSIARSLYVSQSTAKTYVSRLYEKLGASNRSQALMAALRAGLIRTEQPHAS; the protein is encoded by the coding sequence ATGGCGATCCGCGTCGTCGTAGTCGACGGTCACACGCTCACCCGGTTCGGTCTGCGCACGCTGACCGCCACCGCCCCCGACATCGAGATCGCCGCCGAGGCGACCACGGCCGCCACCGCCCCCGCCGTCGTCGCCGCGCACACCCCGGACGTCGTCACCATCGACGTCGCCCTCCCGGACGGCGACGGCCTGCGCCTGGCCCGAGACCTGCGCGACCGCCGCGACGACCTGGGCATCGTCATGCTGACCTCGCTCGGCGAGGACGACGTGCTGTTCCGGGCACTGGAAACCGGGACGTCCGCCTTCGTCGCGAAGACCGCACCGGTGGAGGAGGTGCTGGCGGCGATCCGGCACGCGTCAGTCGCCGCCGGCTCGTTCACGGCATCGGGCTTGGCAGGCGCACTGGCCCGCAGACGCACCACCGACGACCGGTTCGCCCTGAGCCCACGCGAACGCGAGGTGCTGACGCTCTTGCGCGACGGCACGTCCATCCCGTCCATCGCGCGCTCTCTGTACGTGAGCCAGTCGACGGCCAAGACCTACGTGTCCCGCCTGTACGAGAAGCTGGGCGCGTCCAACCGCTCACAGGCCCTGATGGCCGCCCTGCGCGCCGGCCTCATCCGCACCGAACAGCCCCACGCGTCCTAG
- a CDS encoding prepilin peptidase has protein sequence MDVEWAVSGAIAGLPAGAVARGVVHRLAVPAGEPDRGCPVCGGRVGWTGRCCGRALGPRLEWFTAAVVALLAARFAGRPELAAFAFLGVLGVVLALVDVAVERLPDRLTLPAYPVVVALLGMTGDWAALGRAVLGGVALGGVYLVLAVLRPGGVGMGDVKLAGVLGLALGWLGWPELVLGGALAFVLLAGVGVVLLAARRITTRDALAFGPFMLVGALVAVTV, from the coding sequence ATGGACGTGGAGTGGGCTGTTTCCGGTGCCATCGCCGGGCTGCCGGCCGGTGCCGTGGCACGCGGGGTGGTGCACCGACTGGCGGTACCGGCCGGCGAACCCGACCGCGGGTGCCCGGTGTGCGGCGGCCGGGTCGGCTGGACCGGGCGGTGCTGCGGCCGGGCGCTGGGGCCGCGGCTGGAGTGGTTCACCGCCGCCGTGGTGGCGTTGCTGGCCGCCAGGTTCGCCGGTCGGCCGGAACTGGCCGCGTTTGCGTTCCTCGGCGTGCTGGGGGTGGTGCTGGCCCTGGTCGATGTGGCAGTGGAACGCCTACCTGACCGACTGACCCTGCCCGCGTACCCGGTGGTGGTGGCGTTGCTGGGGATGACGGGGGACTGGGCCGCGCTCGGCCGTGCGGTGCTGGGTGGTGTGGCGCTGGGCGGGGTCTACCTGGTGCTGGCGGTCCTGCGGCCGGGCGGGGTGGGGATGGGGGACGTGAAGCTGGCCGGGGTGCTGGGGCTCGCGCTGGGCTGGCTGGGGTGGCCGGAGCTGGTGCTCGGCGGCGCGCTGGCGTTCGTGCTACTGGCGGGCGTGGGCGTCGTGCTGTTGGCGGCGCGGCGGATCACCACGCGGGACGCCCTCGCCTTCGGCCCGTTCATGCTGGTCGGCGCGTTGGTGGCGGTCACGGTCTAG
- a CDS encoding TadE/TadG family type IV pilus assembly protein has protein sequence MRTDDRGAAAVEFALLLPILLLLVLGLVDFGRALNAQVTLTQAAREGARVAALKKPNVVTRTQDAATNLDGVAVTVTACPTPTSPTADATVTASYTFEFITPVGAIAGLFGGGGFGDPITLTAQGVMPCEA, from the coding sequence ATGCGCACCGACGACCGGGGTGCGGCGGCCGTCGAGTTCGCGCTGCTGCTCCCGATCCTCCTGCTCCTCGTCCTGGGCCTGGTCGACTTCGGCCGTGCGCTCAACGCCCAGGTCACGCTCACCCAGGCGGCCCGCGAGGGCGCGCGGGTGGCGGCGTTGAAGAAGCCGAACGTCGTCACCCGCACCCAGGACGCCGCCACCAACCTCGACGGCGTGGCGGTCACCGTCACGGCCTGTCCGACGCCGACGTCCCCGACCGCCGACGCGACCGTCACGGCGTCCTACACGTTCGAGTTCATCACCCCGGTCGGCGCGATCGCCGGGCTCTTCGGCGGCGGCGGTTTCGGCGACCCGATCACGTTGACCGCGCAGGGGGTCATGCCATGCGAAGCCTGA
- a CDS encoding VWA domain-containing protein codes for MSPGLLVRLVLGAVLAVAGLAFWGTARADEVAVSSVEASPGRVTFALTTPNLAADAVEVRAGDVPLTARVTSADRHDADLPTRAVVLVVDTSGSMAGERIATARQAALGYASSVPADVRVGLVAFADSPALLVAPTTDRAALAAALDTPRANGNTALYDALPVAVAALDGIAQPRLVVLSDGQDTSSRTQLDAATALLAGRPVPADVVALASDDPALGRIAAAGGGKVLAAAEAADLAEAFAAAARTFTHRVAVEVAVPDSLAGRTADLTVVASAGSSSVTATVPVAFAALPAAPAGPTAPAWSLELWLLVIGTFTAFLVAAVLLFGLVGRKETRDLDDRIGQYGRSRPAPEHEQSQVARGALTVTDNLLGGRAEAIAARLDLAGMAIGASEWALLRLCGAVVLGVVTALLVGNPWLGGPLGALAAVLGTHLYVSFRIGRRRSAFRDQLPDVLQLVAGSLQSGFSLAQALDAVVRDDTQPAAGEVARALAETRVGVDLTDALDRVADRMTSTDLKWIVMAVRIQRSVGGNLAEVLLTTVATMRDRAQTRRQVHALSAEGRLSAYILVALPIALATWLVLTRYEYMRPLFTTAIGWVLVGGATVMVGLGALWMRKLVRVEV; via the coding sequence ATGAGCCCGGGGCTGCTGGTGCGTCTGGTGCTGGGCGCGGTGCTCGCCGTCGCGGGCCTCGCGTTCTGGGGCACCGCTCGGGCCGACGAGGTGGCGGTGTCGTCGGTGGAAGCCTCGCCCGGCCGGGTCACCTTCGCGCTGACCACGCCGAACCTGGCCGCCGACGCGGTCGAGGTGCGCGCCGGCGACGTGCCGCTGACCGCCCGCGTCACTTCCGCCGACCGCCACGACGCCGACCTGCCGACCCGGGCCGTGGTGCTGGTCGTGGACACCAGCGGGTCGATGGCGGGTGAGCGCATCGCCACCGCCCGCCAGGCCGCGCTGGGCTACGCGAGCAGCGTGCCGGCGGACGTGCGCGTCGGACTGGTCGCGTTCGCCGACTCCCCCGCCCTCCTGGTCGCGCCGACCACCGACCGCGCGGCCCTCGCCGCAGCGCTGGACACCCCGCGCGCCAACGGGAACACCGCGCTGTACGACGCGCTGCCGGTGGCCGTGGCCGCGTTGGACGGCATCGCCCAGCCCCGGCTGGTCGTGCTGTCCGACGGGCAGGACACGTCCAGCCGCACCCAGCTCGACGCCGCCACCGCCCTGCTCGCGGGCCGACCCGTGCCCGCCGACGTCGTGGCGCTGGCCTCCGACGACCCGGCGCTGGGCCGGATCGCGGCGGCGGGCGGCGGGAAGGTGCTCGCGGCGGCCGAGGCGGCCGACCTGGCCGAGGCGTTCGCCGCCGCCGCGCGGACGTTCACCCACCGCGTGGCGGTCGAGGTGGCGGTGCCGGACTCGCTCGCGGGCCGGACCGCCGACCTCACCGTGGTGGCGTCCGCCGGGTCGTCGTCGGTGACCGCGACCGTGCCGGTGGCGTTCGCCGCACTGCCCGCCGCACCGGCGGGACCGACCGCGCCGGCCTGGTCGCTGGAGCTGTGGCTGCTGGTCATCGGCACGTTCACGGCGTTCCTGGTGGCGGCCGTGCTGCTGTTCGGGCTGGTGGGCCGCAAGGAGACCCGTGACCTCGACGACCGGATCGGGCAGTACGGCCGCTCCCGGCCCGCCCCGGAGCACGAGCAGAGCCAGGTGGCGCGCGGCGCGCTGACCGTGACCGACAACCTGCTGGGCGGCAGGGCCGAGGCCATCGCCGCCCGGCTGGACCTCGCGGGCATGGCGATCGGCGCGTCGGAGTGGGCGTTGCTGCGGCTGTGCGGGGCGGTCGTGCTCGGCGTGGTGACCGCGTTGCTGGTGGGCAACCCGTGGCTCGGCGGCCCGCTCGGCGCGCTGGCCGCGGTGCTGGGCACGCACCTGTACGTGAGCTTCCGGATCGGCCGGCGGCGGTCGGCGTTCCGGGACCAGCTGCCGGACGTGCTGCAACTGGTCGCCGGGTCGCTCCAGTCCGGCTTCTCGCTGGCGCAGGCGCTGGACGCGGTGGTGCGGGACGACACCCAGCCGGCGGCGGGCGAGGTGGCCCGCGCGCTGGCCGAGACCCGGGTCGGGGTCGACCTGACCGACGCGCTCGACCGGGTCGCCGACCGGATGACCAGCACGGACCTGAAGTGGATCGTGATGGCCGTGCGCATCCAGCGGTCGGTCGGCGGCAACCTCGCCGAGGTGCTGCTGACCACCGTGGCGACCATGCGGGACCGGGCGCAGACCCGCCGGCAGGTCCACGCGCTCAGCGCCGAGGGCAGGCTGTCGGCCTACATCCTCGTCGCGCTGCCCATCGCGCTGGCGACGTGGCTGGTGCTGACCCGCTACGAGTACATGCGCCCGCTGTTCACCACCGCGATCGGCTGGGTGCTGGTCGGCGGCGCGACCGTGATGGTGGGACTGGGCGCCCTGTGGATGCGCAAGCTCGTGCGCGTGGAGGTGTGA
- a CDS encoding CpaF family protein: MSLTDRLAQSRPTPGAPVTPRRATRHADPFGAIKRSVHLGLVDALGPSLYDAHLDQGELERRVRQTLQTVLERDETPLTGADRTRIAQEVADEILGHGPLEPYLRDPDVSEIMVNGHDQVYVERAGRLEPVDAAFTDESHLRRTIDKIVAGVGRRVDEASPMVDARLRDGSRVNAVVPPIALDGSLLTIRKFATDPFTVTDLIGFGTLTPQVAAVLEACVRGRLNVLIGGGTGSGKTTSLNVLSSFVPADERIVTIEDAAELQLRQDHVLRLEARPPNVESRGEIAVRDLVRNALRMRPDRIIIGEVRDGAALDMLQAMNTGHDGSITTVHSNSPRDSLARLETMVLMAGVDLPQRAIREQMASAIDLIVHQSRLKDGTRRITHVTEVVGMEGEVVTLQDLFLFDFHAGVDEHGVYRGALRGTGLRPRFAERLADRGVHLPPGTFAGGEFLR; this comes from the coding sequence ATGAGCCTCACCGACCGCCTGGCGCAGAGCAGGCCCACCCCCGGCGCACCGGTGACCCCGCGCCGCGCCACCCGCCACGCCGACCCGTTCGGCGCGATCAAGCGCAGTGTCCACCTGGGACTGGTGGACGCGCTCGGCCCGTCGCTCTACGACGCCCACCTGGACCAGGGCGAGCTGGAGCGGCGGGTCCGGCAGACCCTCCAGACCGTGCTGGAACGCGACGAGACGCCGCTGACCGGCGCGGACCGCACCCGCATCGCGCAGGAGGTGGCCGACGAGATCCTGGGCCACGGCCCGCTGGAGCCCTACCTGCGCGACCCGGACGTCTCCGAGATCATGGTCAACGGCCACGACCAGGTCTACGTGGAGCGCGCGGGCCGGCTGGAGCCGGTGGACGCCGCGTTCACCGACGAGAGCCACCTGCGGCGCACCATCGACAAGATCGTCGCCGGGGTCGGCCGCCGCGTGGACGAGGCCAGCCCGATGGTGGACGCCCGCCTGCGCGACGGCAGCCGCGTCAACGCCGTGGTGCCGCCGATCGCCCTGGACGGCTCGCTGCTGACCATCCGCAAGTTCGCCACCGACCCGTTCACCGTGACCGACCTGATCGGCTTCGGCACGCTGACGCCGCAGGTCGCGGCCGTGCTGGAGGCGTGCGTGCGGGGCCGGCTCAACGTCCTGATCGGCGGCGGCACCGGCTCGGGCAAGACCACGAGCCTCAACGTGCTGTCGTCGTTCGTGCCGGCCGACGAGCGGATCGTCACCATCGAGGACGCCGCCGAACTGCAACTGCGGCAGGACCACGTGCTGCGGTTGGAGGCCCGGCCGCCGAACGTGGAGAGCCGGGGCGAGATCGCCGTGCGGGACCTGGTCCGCAACGCCCTGCGGATGCGGCCGGACCGGATCATCATCGGCGAGGTCCGCGACGGCGCGGCGCTGGACATGTTGCAGGCGATGAACACCGGCCACGACGGCTCGATCACCACCGTGCACAGCAACTCGCCCCGGGACTCGTTGGCGCGCTTGGAGACCATGGTGCTGATGGCGGGCGTGGACCTGCCGCAGCGCGCGATCCGGGAGCAGATGGCGTCGGCGATCGACCTGATCGTGCACCAGTCGCGGCTCAAGGACGGCACCCGGCGGATCACGCACGTGACCGAGGTGGTCGGCATGGAGGGCGAAGTCGTCACCCTCCAGGACCTGTTCCTGTTCGACTTCCACGCCGGGGTGGACGAGCACGGCGTGTACCGGGGCGCGTTGCGGGGCACGGGGTTGCGGCCCCGGTTCGCCGAGCGGCTGGCCGACCGGGGTGTGCACCTGCCGCCCGGGACGTTCGCCGGCGGGGAGTTCCTGCGATGA